A single Nisaea sp. DNA region contains:
- a CDS encoding thiamine pyrophosphate-binding protein, whose translation MALRKGAEIIAEHLINEKIPYIFGICGHGTVGMLDALYNVQDEIKLISPRHEQTAAHMADAYFRVKHEPVATLTSCGPGSANLIMATAVAQTDSSAFLAITANVPTSQFNRSPFQELNRHNQADFANVMRPVVKRSFQPTRVDMLPLALRQATTTMLSGRPGPVNLDVPFNVFQEEADVTTEAPSGGHLARRNGAAPEDVAAAVDMLLAAEKPVLFIGHGVTLSEASAELTALARRFSIPVISSPNGMGCLDMEDPLSLGFIGRNGAYQANQAGRHADLVIAVGARFDDRSSSSWTPGYSWNFPDTKLIHADVDHDEIGRNYPPDLGVLADAKTFLTQLLAELDRRGASEDGRMAPWLADIAGWAKAWDDFTRPNFDVHASPMRPERVVADCAAVLPDDAIISLDSGVHHNWYMQFWKARRPQSMLNTWGFSGMGFGPSGILGAKLAAPDRPCISICGDGGFTMVPHVLCTAAEYNIPVVWVVWNNFCWSAIRDIQYGLFDGREIATGFYETGNNNRPYNPDFAAWARAAGVEGVTVSKSEDFKGALEHAVASNKPYLIDVHVDAEIRPPATGTWALPPIPHKEPVFGEPYHP comes from the coding sequence ATGGCGCTGCGTAAAGGCGCGGAGATCATCGCGGAACATCTGATCAACGAGAAGATTCCGTATATTTTCGGTATCTGTGGCCACGGGACCGTAGGCATGCTGGATGCGCTGTACAACGTGCAGGACGAGATCAAGCTGATCTCGCCGCGGCACGAGCAGACGGCGGCGCATATGGCGGATGCTTATTTCCGGGTCAAGCATGAGCCGGTTGCGACCCTGACCTCCTGCGGTCCGGGCTCGGCCAACCTGATCATGGCGACGGCGGTGGCACAGACGGACAGCTCCGCTTTCCTGGCGATCACGGCGAACGTGCCGACCTCGCAGTTCAACCGCAGCCCGTTCCAGGAACTGAACCGGCACAATCAGGCCGATTTCGCCAATGTCATGCGGCCGGTAGTGAAACGCAGCTTCCAGCCGACCCGGGTCGACATGCTGCCGCTGGCCTTGCGTCAGGCGACGACGACAATGCTCAGCGGGCGGCCGGGACCGGTCAATCTGGACGTGCCGTTCAACGTCTTCCAGGAAGAAGCGGACGTTACCACCGAGGCACCGTCGGGTGGTCATCTTGCCCGCCGCAACGGAGCGGCACCGGAAGATGTCGCGGCGGCAGTCGATATGCTTCTCGCTGCTGAGAAGCCGGTGCTGTTCATCGGCCACGGTGTGACGCTTTCGGAAGCAAGCGCTGAGTTGACTGCGTTGGCGCGCAGGTTCTCCATTCCTGTCATCAGCTCGCCCAACGGCATGGGCTGCCTCGATATGGAAGATCCGCTCTCGCTCGGCTTTATTGGCCGGAACGGGGCCTATCAGGCAAACCAGGCGGGGCGGCATGCGGATCTCGTGATTGCCGTCGGCGCCCGTTTCGACGACCGGTCCTCGTCTTCCTGGACACCGGGTTATTCCTGGAATTTCCCGGATACGAAGCTAATCCATGCCGATGTCGACCACGACGAAATCGGCCGCAACTATCCGCCGGATCTCGGCGTTCTGGCTGACGCCAAGACCTTTCTGACCCAGCTCCTGGCAGAGTTGGACCGGCGCGGCGCATCCGAAGACGGGCGCATGGCGCCGTGGCTGGCGGATATCGCCGGTTGGGCCAAGGCATGGGACGACTTCACCCGGCCGAATTTCGACGTGCATGCCAGCCCGATGCGCCCTGAGCGCGTGGTGGCGGATTGCGCGGCCGTGTTGCCGGACGATGCGATCATCTCCCTCGATTCCGGCGTGCACCACAATTGGTACATGCAGTTCTGGAAAGCGCGGCGGCCGCAATCCATGCTGAATACCTGGGGCTTCTCCGGAATGGGCTTCGGGCCGAGCGGGATTCTTGGCGCCAAACTCGCTGCGCCGGACCGGCCTTGCATCTCGATTTGCGGCGATGGCGGTTTTACCATGGTGCCGCACGTGCTCTGCACTGCCGCCGAGTACAACATCCCGGTGGTCTGGGTGGTCTGGAACAACTTCTGCTGGAGCGCCATCCGCGACATCCAGTACGGCCTGTTCGACGGTCGGGAAATCGCTACAGGGTTCTACGAGACCGGCAACAACAACCGGCCCTACAACCCGGACTTCGCCGCCTGGGCACGGGCCGCGGGCGTTGAGGGGGTTACGGTTTCGAAATCGGAAGATTTCAAGGGCGCGCTGGAACATGCGGTCGCTTCCAACAAACCGTATCTGATCGATGTGCATGTCGACGCGGAAATCCGCCCGCCGGCAACCGGAACCTGGGCATTGCCGCCGATCCCGCACAAGGAGCCGGTATTCGGCGAGCCGTATCACCCTTAA
- a CDS encoding branched-chain amino acid ABC transporter ATP-binding protein/permease, giving the protein MTSALLKSKHAPLWIGALALLLLPAVMSLLGQTTSTAAFLVTLTIAAMGLNVLVGYTGLVSFGHGAWFGIGAYAAALSQRHWFPDQILIPILFAMLFVAVGAAIVGVLMLRRKGVYFALMTLALAALTYTVSFRWTEVTGGEDGLGHLQRGTLGPLDLDDQFTYYAVVAVIGFLVLYGLHRVARSPFGHVLVAIRENEQRATFQGYPVDRYKLAAFVLSASVTALAGALTGFQHYIVSAESTSIIFSGELLAMVVIGGMRHILGPAIGVAFYVLFREMLSIWTVHWLFWFGIVFISFVIYSPNGLVGIWERMRRHWHKAPSEAAAMSKRKLYDNLVLPAFLRPERADGIVLQVEGVSKHFGGIRAVEHAGLEVSAGEIHALIGPNGAGKTTLFNLVSGMFAPNKGTIRLRGEEIQSLSPDAICRRGLARSFQITNLFQDLSIRENLRLSLQARHESRFNPWQDVDSNPEINAETDELIRYLGLDGIQETKGGDLSYGGQRLVDLGIALASKPGMLLLDEPLAGLAAAERERVSNLIENVSKEVPVLIVEHDIDRVLAFSKHVTVMNQGEVLMSGGPEAVRTDSRVQEVYTGSGTPVVTGRKIDAADEAARVLTIDKVNTFYGKSHILNDVGLDVNEGEIVALLGRNGAGKSTMLKTLAGLVPAASGSVAFGDQELVGMPAYQAARLGIGYVPQGRGLFAGMTVAENLELGRLARAATADRSVVWTEEQIFDFFPVLKERLDTPADYLSGGEQQMLAVARALSGDVRLLLLDEPFEGLAPAIIQDLFAVFDRLRLSLPVVIVEHNLDLVLALADRVFVLDRGAVIHTGPAKALLDDLEYRKEILWL; this is encoded by the coding sequence ATGACCTCGGCGCTCCTGAAATCGAAGCACGCGCCGCTCTGGATCGGCGCGCTGGCACTGCTTCTGCTACCTGCCGTTATGTCTCTGCTGGGGCAAACAACCAGTACGGCGGCGTTTCTCGTCACCCTGACGATCGCGGCCATGGGGCTAAATGTCCTTGTCGGCTACACCGGGCTTGTGTCCTTCGGGCATGGCGCCTGGTTTGGTATCGGCGCCTATGCTGCGGCGCTCAGCCAGCGGCACTGGTTCCCGGACCAGATCCTGATCCCGATCCTGTTCGCCATGCTCTTCGTGGCTGTTGGGGCTGCAATCGTCGGAGTCCTGATGTTGCGCCGGAAGGGTGTCTACTTCGCCCTGATGACGCTGGCGCTCGCCGCGTTGACATACACGGTCTCCTTCCGCTGGACCGAGGTGACAGGCGGCGAGGACGGCCTCGGCCACTTGCAGCGCGGCACCCTCGGCCCGCTCGATCTGGACGACCAGTTCACCTACTATGCCGTTGTCGCCGTGATCGGTTTCCTGGTTCTTTATGGATTGCACCGGGTAGCCCGTTCTCCATTCGGCCACGTCCTGGTGGCGATCAGGGAAAACGAGCAGCGCGCCACGTTCCAGGGGTATCCTGTGGACCGCTACAAGCTGGCCGCCTTTGTTCTCTCGGCCTCGGTGACCGCGCTCGCGGGAGCGCTGACCGGTTTTCAGCATTACATTGTGTCGGCGGAATCCACCTCGATCATCTTCTCCGGCGAATTGCTGGCGATGGTGGTGATCGGCGGGATGCGTCATATCCTCGGCCCGGCCATCGGCGTTGCCTTTTACGTTCTGTTCCGCGAAATGCTGTCGATCTGGACCGTGCACTGGCTGTTCTGGTTCGGCATCGTCTTCATCAGTTTCGTGATCTATTCGCCGAACGGCCTTGTCGGGATCTGGGAGCGTATGCGCCGTCACTGGCACAAGGCGCCGTCGGAAGCCGCGGCCATGAGCAAAAGGAAGCTCTACGACAACCTCGTTCTTCCAGCGTTCCTCCGCCCCGAGCGTGCCGACGGCATCGTTTTGCAGGTTGAAGGGGTCTCGAAGCATTTCGGCGGTATCCGGGCAGTAGAACATGCTGGACTGGAAGTCTCGGCCGGCGAGATACACGCACTGATCGGACCGAACGGCGCCGGCAAGACGACCCTCTTCAACCTGGTGTCCGGCATGTTCGCGCCGAACAAGGGCACCATCCGGCTGCGGGGAGAGGAAATTCAGTCCCTCTCGCCGGACGCTATATGCCGGCGGGGGCTGGCCCGGTCGTTTCAGATCACCAACCTGTTCCAGGACCTGTCGATCAGGGAAAACCTGCGGCTTTCCCTGCAGGCGCGGCATGAAAGCCGGTTCAATCCCTGGCAGGATGTCGACAGCAATCCGGAAATCAATGCCGAGACGGATGAGCTGATCCGCTATCTCGGGCTCGACGGCATCCAGGAAACCAAGGGGGGCGATCTCTCCTATGGCGGTCAGCGGCTGGTCGATCTCGGCATCGCGCTGGCCTCGAAGCCCGGAATGCTTCTGCTCGACGAGCCGCTGGCCGGTCTCGCGGCGGCTGAGCGGGAGAGGGTGTCGAACCTGATCGAAAACGTCTCCAAGGAGGTCCCGGTTCTGATCGTCGAACATGACATCGACCGGGTGCTCGCCTTCTCGAAGCATGTCACCGTAATGAACCAGGGCGAGGTACTGATGTCCGGCGGCCCGGAGGCCGTGCGAACGGATAGCCGCGTCCAGGAAGTCTATACCGGCTCCGGAACCCCGGTCGTGACAGGCCGGAAAATAGACGCTGCAGACGAGGCGGCGCGGGTACTGACAATCGATAAGGTGAATACCTTCTACGGCAAAAGCCATATCCTGAACGATGTCGGGCTGGACGTTAACGAGGGCGAGATTGTTGCCTTGCTCGGGCGTAACGGTGCCGGCAAGTCGACAATGCTGAAGACACTTGCGGGACTGGTTCCAGCCGCTTCGGGCAGTGTTGCGTTTGGCGACCAGGAACTGGTCGGAATGCCGGCATATCAGGCGGCCCGGCTCGGTATTGGCTATGTCCCGCAGGGGCGCGGGCTCTTTGCCGGGATGACCGTCGCTGAAAACCTGGAGCTCGGCCGACTGGCCAGAGCCGCAACGGCTGATCGCAGCGTGGTCTGGACCGAAGAGCAGATCTTTGATTTCTTCCCGGTTCTGAAAGAACGCCTGGACACGCCCGCCGACTATCTCTCGGGCGGCGAGCAACAGATGCTGGCGGTCGCCCGGGCGTTGTCAGGCGATGTGCGTCTGCTGCTGCTGGACGAGCCCTTCGAAGGGCTGGCACCGGCTATCATCCAGGATCTCTTCGCCGTGTTCGACCGGCTTCGCCTCAGCCTTCCGGTTGTGATCGTTGAACATAATCTTGATCTGGTGCTTGCCCTGGCCGACCGTGTGTTTGTGCTCGACCGCGGCGCCGTCATCCATACCGGCCCGGCCAAGGCCCTGCTTGACGATCTTGAATACCGGAAGGAGATCCTATGGCTCTAA
- a CDS encoding SDR family oxidoreductase, with protein sequence MTKKIAIVFGGSRGIGKACVDALAADGFDVALTYTSTAPETAGSTRVYKADITNPTDVAKVIADASKDFGGAPTCIVANAGINVPPAPMANFDPENFRRLVEVNIVGAFNVLQEAAKSVADGGSIIALTTSLVRFAAPGLGPYSATKAAVECLVRSMSKELAGRGVRVNAVAPGPVDTDLFRSGKDEAAIQRSAGMSPLNRVGEPEEVGNVVAFLASGKSSWIDGQIVQTNGGMV encoded by the coding sequence ATGACCAAGAAAATCGCAATCGTATTCGGCGGCTCGCGCGGCATCGGCAAAGCCTGCGTCGATGCACTCGCCGCGGACGGGTTCGACGTCGCGCTGACCTATACAAGTACCGCCCCGGAAACCGCCGGATCGACCCGGGTCTACAAGGCGGATATCACCAATCCGACTGATGTCGCCAAGGTGATCGCGGATGCATCCAAGGATTTCGGCGGGGCACCGACCTGTATTGTCGCCAATGCCGGCATCAACGTGCCACCGGCACCGATGGCTAATTTCGACCCGGAGAACTTCCGCCGCCTCGTCGAGGTGAATATCGTCGGCGCCTTCAACGTCCTTCAGGAAGCCGCCAAGTCGGTCGCCGATGGCGGCAGCATCATCGCGCTGACCACCTCGCTCGTGCGTTTCGCCGCACCGGGACTCGGCCCGTACAGTGCCACCAAGGCGGCGGTGGAATGTCTCGTCCGGTCCATGTCGAAGGAACTCGCCGGTCGGGGCGTCCGGGTAAACGCCGTTGCGCCGGGACCGGTCGATACCGACCTGTTCCGTTCCGGCAAGGACGAGGCGGCGATCCAGCGTTCCGCAGGCATGAGCCCGCTGAACCGCGTTGGAGAGCCTGAAGAAGTCGGGAATGTCGTGGCCTTCCTTGCCTCCGGCAAATCTTCCTGGATCGACGGCCAGATCGTGCAGACCAACGGCGGCATGGTCTAA
- a CDS encoding branched-chain amino acid ABC transporter permease: MQLVFLLEQLVNGLVLGGYYLLIALGLSLIFSVGGVVNLAHGAFYALGAYVSVEIAKYVGFVPAVAISPVVVGLLGILFERFILKRFYTADPILGLLVTFGLAMVGEETIRIIWGAAPQPASMPELLKGPVIVGNFLFSKYRLILLAVVAVVLVGIWYLLQKTSFGRVVRAGIQDPDMVAALGIRLQPYMTTVVVLGVGMAALGGALFAPIAVVHPAMGAEIITVAFVVVVIGGLGSFWGVVAAALLVGVVRGITIHFVPAAGEASMYVLMFLILMFRPRGLLGERMEKFE; this comes from the coding sequence ATGCAGCTCGTCTTCCTTCTGGAACAGCTTGTTAATGGCCTCGTCCTTGGCGGCTATTATCTGCTGATCGCACTCGGTCTGTCGCTGATCTTCAGCGTCGGCGGGGTGGTTAATCTGGCCCATGGCGCCTTCTATGCGCTCGGCGCCTATGTCTCGGTCGAGATCGCCAAATATGTCGGCTTCGTGCCCGCTGTGGCGATTTCGCCGGTCGTCGTCGGATTGCTCGGCATTCTGTTTGAGCGTTTCATCCTGAAACGGTTCTACACGGCTGATCCGATCCTTGGGCTGCTGGTGACCTTCGGTCTTGCGATGGTGGGAGAGGAGACAATCCGCATCATCTGGGGAGCGGCGCCGCAACCCGCTTCAATGCCGGAACTGCTCAAGGGGCCGGTGATCGTCGGGAACTTCCTGTTCTCCAAATACCGCCTGATTTTGCTGGCCGTGGTTGCCGTCGTGCTTGTCGGTATCTGGTACCTGCTTCAGAAAACGTCCTTCGGCCGGGTGGTGCGGGCCGGGATCCAGGACCCGGACATGGTGGCGGCGCTGGGTATCCGGCTGCAACCGTACATGACCACCGTCGTGGTCCTCGGCGTCGGCATGGCCGCGCTGGGCGGCGCGCTGTTCGCGCCCATCGCTGTCGTCCATCCGGCAATGGGGGCTGAGATCATCACCGTCGCCTTTGTTGTTGTCGTGATCGGCGGGCTCGGCAGTTTCTGGGGCGTTGTCGCCGCAGCGCTGCTGGTCGGTGTCGTCCGTGGCATAACCATCCATTTCGTGCCCGCCGCCGGTGAGGCATCGATGTACGTCCTGATGTTCCTGATCCTGATGTTCCGTCCGCGCGGCCTCCTCGGCGAGCGCATGGAGAAATTCGAATGA